A single region of the Drosophila miranda strain MSH22 chromosome 2, D.miranda_PacBio2.1, whole genome shotgun sequence genome encodes:
- the LOC108157234 gene encoding elongation of very long chain fatty acids protein 7 — protein MTMNYHYYNASSRYEMVVEIANIALDEFKTHHTSRNYTGLVQRYYQLVEEDYGDPRAERFHLMDHPMFTFGLVAIYLSWVLVLGPLFMRDRKPFQLRRTLVIYNAFQVALSGYMFYEHLMAGWLNYNLKCQPVDYSDGPMSKRMLNLCYIYYLSKLTEFADTVFFVLRKKSSQITWLHVYHHSVTPLETWVLVKFLAGGNATFPNLLNNFVHVCMYFYYMMSAMGPEYAKFLWWKKYMTELQIAQFVLCIFHTLRALFSNQCQFSKFISALLLLNASIFFCLFMNFYMQSYKKSKAQQALQQQQQEKLTAAQEVASKADSNNNNHMEMLTQKLKAH, from the exons aTGACGATGAACTACCATTACTACAATGCCAGCTCGCGCTACGAAATGGTCGTGGAGATAGCCAATATCGCGCTGGACGAGTTCAAGACCCATCATACCTCACGCAACTACACGGGCCTGGTGCAGCGCTACTACCAATTGGTGGAAGAGGATTATGGCG ATCCGCGTGCGGAACGCTTCCACCTGATGGACCATCCGATGTTCACCTTCGGCCTGGTGGCCATCTACCTCTCCTGGGTGCTCGTCCTGGGGCCCCTCTTCATGCGCGACCGCAAGCCCTTCCAGCTACGCCGCACCCTGGTCATCTACAACGCCTTTCAGGTGGCCCTCAGCGGCTACATGTTCTACGAG CACTTAATGGCCGGCTGGCTGAACTACAATCTGAAGTGCCAACCGGTTGACTACTCGGATGGTCCCATGTCCAAGCGG ATGCTCAACCTGTGCTACATCTACTACCTGTCAAAACTGACGGAATTCGCCGACACCGTGTTCTTTGTGCTGCGCAAGAAATCCTCACAGATCACCTGGCTGCATGTTTACCATCATTCGGTGACGCCGCTGGAGACCTGGGTCCTGGTCAAGTTCCTTGCAG GTGGAAATGCCACATTCCCCAATCTGCTGAACAACTTTGTGCATGTGTGCATGTACTTCTATTACATGATGTCCGCCATGGGACCCGAGTACGCCAAGTTCCTGTGGTGGAAGAAATACATGACCGAGCTGCAGATC GCCCAGTTCGTGCTGTGCATCTTCCATACGTTACGCGCCCTCTTCAGCAACCAGTGCCAGTTCTCGAAGTTCATCTCGGCCCTCCTTCTGCTGAATGCCTCCATATTCTTTTGCCTCTTCATGAACTTCTACATGCAGAGCTACAAGAAGTCCAAGGCCCAGCAGgcgctacagcagcagcagcaggagaagcTCACGGCAGCCCAGGAGGTGGCGTCGAAGGcagacagcaacaacaataaccaTATGGAGATGCTGACACAGAAGCTGAAGGCCCACTAG